A single region of the Dehalococcoides mccartyi genome encodes:
- a CDS encoding efflux RND transporter permease subunit, whose product MWHITKWALRSRLVTILLALAVAGASLWAFMGIKVELMPDISLPYTTVVTVYPQATPDAVVRDVTTPIERFVWDEWADKGLKHLTSTSSEGMSVIMAEFEYGTDMTAVGESLSEGISKITFPQAVTNFAAMMGANANNPQIIPINMNIMPMISLSLSGDLSPDQLKQIADSQIVPLLSQIDGVLRVDTEGGEKDYIVISPNPAKMTQYGITISQIAGILSAGYSSLSDIEQISLGINGIKLSDIATVSLSPSPSSAITRTNGKPSVGISVVKTESANTVETANTINEKIAGLQGTLGDGVSISTVFDQSDFIDTSISQLEEKAVVGGILAVLVVFFFLWAVRASLIAAISIPLSIFFGFLCMSLFGITLNILTLSAMTIAVGRLIDDSIVIIEVIYRRLRAGESFKEAAIGGAKEVATPITTATLATVAIFAPLMFVGGIVGEMFIPFALTVTFAMMASLIVALTLIPALSKWLVGSKQKAVITKDNWYQKIYVKALKWTLGHRLAVVATAVLLLIGSTGLLPMAGTSFMSGSFGEETISINISLPATSDVNATSALTAKVEALLGANPAVRSYSATIGTSATSMAGIMSASQGGGGANTATIIVYLNSDADLQTELSNITLASQGINTDGVIQVSSGSGDSMGGSISSSSINLSIQGQNQEEIAAITAQLLEMLKGVSGLEELKSDLTTVVPVLNIAVDPAKVATSGLSPSQLAQMQQEFVLLMNGGALPGVSIALDSGSYPVYFKGIADSLSDAEQAKNFKIGFPVAVTLNDIATVGIVAVPSHVSHTDTMLSATITGIITDANVGAVNMAVQAQVDALPPHPGVEVVTAGIAEQMGDTFIQMGIAILVAIAIVFLIVILMMRSIRNPLLIMLSIPLAFIGSMLALVITGYTLGVSALMGLLMLVGIVLTNAIVLVSMVEQQRKRGLSVKDALIEGGKIRLRPIVMTALTTILAMIPMALSVSSGTMLSAELAVVVIGGMISSTFLTLFVIPAVYSMVYRGK is encoded by the coding sequence ATGTGGCATATTACCAAATGGGCATTACGTAGCAGACTGGTTACCATTCTTTTGGCGCTGGCAGTTGCCGGTGCTTCCTTGTGGGCATTTATGGGCATCAAAGTAGAATTGATGCCTGATATCAGCCTGCCCTATACCACTGTGGTTACCGTGTACCCTCAGGCTACTCCGGATGCGGTGGTCAGGGATGTTACTACCCCTATTGAAAGATTTGTCTGGGATGAGTGGGCAGATAAAGGACTAAAACACCTTACCTCCACCTCTTCCGAAGGAATGTCAGTAATCATGGCCGAATTTGAATACGGCACAGATATGACGGCGGTCGGTGAAAGCTTGAGCGAGGGCATCAGTAAAATCACCTTCCCTCAGGCTGTTACCAATTTCGCCGCCATGATGGGGGCTAATGCCAATAACCCCCAGATTATTCCTATCAATATGAATATTATGCCGATGATAAGCCTGAGTTTATCCGGGGATTTATCTCCGGACCAGCTGAAACAGATTGCAGACAGCCAGATAGTCCCGTTGCTTTCCCAGATTGACGGAGTACTACGGGTGGATACCGAGGGCGGGGAAAAGGATTATATTGTAATCTCCCCCAACCCTGCCAAGATGACCCAGTACGGCATAACCATTTCCCAGATTGCCGGCATACTTTCAGCCGGTTATTCTTCCCTGAGTGATATTGAACAGATTTCGCTGGGGATAAACGGCATTAAGCTGTCAGATATTGCCACCGTTAGTCTCAGCCCTTCACCTTCTTCAGCTATTACCCGTACTAACGGCAAACCCAGTGTAGGTATATCCGTAGTAAAAACAGAATCTGCCAATACAGTTGAAACTGCCAATACCATAAATGAAAAAATAGCGGGGCTGCAGGGGACACTGGGTGACGGCGTTAGTATCAGCACTGTTTTTGACCAGTCAGATTTCATTGATACCAGCATCAGCCAGCTTGAGGAAAAGGCGGTTGTGGGCGGTATTCTGGCGGTACTGGTGGTTTTTTTCTTCCTTTGGGCTGTACGGGCCTCTTTGATAGCGGCCATATCTATTCCCCTTAGCATATTTTTCGGTTTCCTGTGCATGAGTTTATTTGGTATTACCCTTAATATTCTTACCTTAAGTGCCATGACCATAGCGGTAGGGCGGCTTATTGATGACAGTATAGTCATAATAGAAGTTATCTACCGCCGTCTGCGTGCCGGGGAAAGTTTCAAGGAGGCGGCTATCGGCGGTGCCAAAGAGGTAGCTACTCCCATTACTACGGCTACTTTGGCCACTGTGGCCATATTTGCCCCCCTGATGTTTGTGGGCGGCATTGTGGGTGAGATGTTTATTCCTTTTGCACTTACCGTGACTTTTGCCATGATGGCTTCACTGATAGTTGCTTTGACCCTCATTCCGGCGCTTTCCAAGTGGCTGGTCGGCTCCAAGCAGAAAGCGGTTATCACCAAAGACAACTGGTATCAAAAAATTTATGTCAAGGCTTTGAAATGGACACTGGGGCATCGTCTGGCGGTAGTCGCTACGGCGGTACTCCTGCTTATAGGCAGTACCGGGCTTTTACCCATGGCAGGTACTTCATTTATGTCCGGTTCGTTCGGCGAAGAAACTATTTCTATCAATATCTCGCTGCCGGCTACATCTGATGTCAATGCCACCAGTGCCCTTACCGCCAAGGTAGAAGCATTGCTTGGTGCAAACCCGGCAGTCCGGAGTTACAGCGCCACTATCGGCACTTCTGCCACTTCCATGGCCGGTATAATGAGTGCCTCTCAGGGCGGCGGTGGTGCCAATACAGCCACTATTATTGTTTACCTTAACAGTGACGCTGATCTGCAAACAGAGCTCTCAAATATTACTCTGGCAAGCCAGGGCATTAATACGGACGGGGTTATACAGGTCAGCTCCGGTTCCGGTGATAGTATGGGCGGCAGTATATCCAGTTCTTCTATAAACCTTTCCATACAGGGGCAGAATCAGGAAGAGATAGCCGCTATTACTGCCCAGCTGCTGGAGATGCTGAAGGGAGTTAGCGGCCTGGAAGAACTGAAAAGTGACCTGACAACCGTGGTGCCGGTACTGAATATTGCAGTAGACCCGGCAAAAGTAGCCACTTCAGGGTTGTCACCTTCCCAGTTAGCCCAAATGCAACAGGAATTTGTCCTTTTGATGAACGGCGGGGCACTACCCGGTGTAAGCATTGCACTTGATAGCGGCAGTTATCCTGTTTATTTCAAGGGTATAGCTGACAGCCTGAGTGATGCCGAACAGGCTAAAAATTTTAAAATAGGTTTCCCGGTGGCAGTCACTCTGAATGATATTGCTACCGTGGGCATAGTGGCTGTGCCCTCACATGTAAGCCATACGGATACCATGCTTTCGGCCACTATTACCGGAATTATAACTGATGCTAATGTGGGTGCGGTAAATATGGCGGTTCAGGCACAGGTAGATGCATTGCCGCCCCATCCCGGCGTAGAAGTGGTAACTGCCGGTATAGCCGAACAGATGGGTGATACATTTATCCAGATGGGTATTGCCATTCTGGTAGCTATTGCCATTGTATTCCTGATAGTAATACTGATGATGCGTTCTATCCGCAATCCCCTGCTTATCATGTTAAGCATACCTTTGGCTTTTATCGGCTCTATGCTGGCTCTGGTAATTACCGGCTATACACTGGGTGTATCTGCCTTGATGGGTTTGCTGATGCTGGTGGGTATTGTGCTGACCAATGCCATAGTATTGGTATCCATGGTAGAGCAGCAGCGCAAGCGCGGTCTTAGCGTCAAAGACGCCCTGATAGAGGGTGGCAAAATCCGCCTGCGGCCCATTGTCATGACCGCTCTTACCACTATATTGGCCATGATTCCCATGGCACTGAGTGTCAGTTCCGGTACTATGTTAAGCGCTGAACTGGCAGTTGTGGTTATAGGCGGTATGATAAGCTCTACTTTCCTGACCCTGTTTGTCATACCGGCTGTGTACAGTATGGTTTACCGGGGTAAGTAA
- a CDS encoding MarR family winged helix-turn-helix transcriptional regulator: protein MDKAGIIEDIIALESQMGQIILPYAMNSWCKLDVPLAQMKSLFIIMGKGETNLSALAQGLGVTPGDVTGIVERLVEQGLVIRKPGAEDRRVTWLSATDKGRELVTNLVESKSEHMAGILEHMSLDGLESLRKGLQELISSIKTHQQELG, encoded by the coding sequence GTGGATAAAGCCGGAATTATTGAGGATATAATTGCACTTGAAAGCCAGATGGGCCAGATTATCCTGCCCTATGCTATGAATTCATGGTGCAAACTGGATGTTCCTCTTGCCCAGATGAAAAGTTTATTTATTATCATGGGCAAGGGTGAAACAAATCTGAGTGCTCTGGCACAGGGTTTAGGGGTTACCCCTGGGGATGTAACCGGCATTGTAGAACGTTTGGTTGAACAGGGGCTGGTTATCCGTAAACCCGGTGCTGAAGACAGACGGGTCACTTGGCTTTCAGCTACAGACAAGGGGCGTGAACTGGTAACCAATCTGGTAGAGAGCAAGTCTGAACATATGGCAGGTATTTTGGAACATATGAGTTTAGATGGATTGGAATCCTTGAGGAAAGGTCTTCAGGAGCTTATTTCTTCTATAAAAACACATCAGCAGGAGCTTGGTTAA
- a CDS encoding reductive dehalogenase, translating into MSRFHSMVSRRDFMKAVGLAGAGLGASSAISPVFHDVDEFISSPTAEWKRPWYVKNRELEDPTVELDWSLMYRSDGIWTGQNNPTQDFFLGAEEGAKRRAAAAAYSSNAVKTNQSGMTLRDRALSSGNYMYPITFMGPASSTTPESLGVPKWQGTPEENSKMLRAAMIHFGAAQVGMAEITDLVKTKLIREYDKDAAHKKYIFEDVPKGYEGSDKLVFPDKVQLYDFAFTHPLNKEMFRSSPSSDLMSAGNSMRYSQFSIMQPRVQIFMQVLGYTCYGYTRPFNGAIPTIATATLTGLGEGARNNGAFISPEFGPCVGLFSLVTDLPLEPTPPIDAGMWRFCQTCTKCADECPAQCISHEHEPTWDVPKIYGKEDTTHIPGRKQFWTDGVACWSYKATIGGCGACMGTCTFNTDIANIHSFVRATLSTTPIFNSFLWQADKFFGYGVHENKEAWWDMSQPTLGFDTAHVTMGKDY; encoded by the coding sequence ATGTCAAGATTTCATTCAATGGTAAGCCGTCGGGATTTCATGAAAGCTGTCGGACTGGCAGGTGCGGGTCTGGGAGCATCATCCGCTATAAGCCCGGTATTTCATGACGTTGATGAATTTATATCATCTCCGACAGCCGAATGGAAACGTCCCTGGTATGTGAAAAACCGGGAATTAGAAGATCCTACAGTTGAACTGGACTGGTCACTTATGTACCGTTCCGACGGTATCTGGACCGGTCAAAACAATCCCACCCAGGATTTCTTTTTGGGTGCGGAAGAAGGTGCAAAGCGGCGGGCAGCGGCTGCAGCCTACAGTTCCAACGCGGTGAAAACCAATCAAAGCGGTATGACTCTTCGGGATAGGGCTTTATCTTCCGGTAACTATATGTACCCTATCACTTTTATGGGACCTGCCTCCAGCACTACTCCTGAATCTTTGGGTGTCCCCAAATGGCAGGGTACTCCTGAAGAAAACAGCAAGATGCTTCGAGCTGCCATGATTCACTTCGGGGCAGCACAGGTAGGTATGGCTGAAATTACTGATCTGGTGAAAACAAAGCTTATACGGGAATATGACAAAGATGCCGCCCATAAAAAATATATATTTGAGGATGTACCCAAAGGCTATGAAGGCTCTGATAAGCTGGTATTTCCTGACAAAGTACAGCTTTATGACTTTGCTTTTACTCACCCCTTAAACAAAGAGATGTTCCGTTCATCTCCCAGTTCAGACCTTATGAGTGCCGGAAACAGTATGCGCTACAGCCAGTTCTCTATTATGCAGCCCCGTGTTCAAATATTTATGCAGGTTTTGGGCTATACCTGTTATGGTTATACCCGGCCGTTTAACGGGGCTATCCCTACCATTGCCACTGCTACCCTTACCGGTTTGGGTGAGGGAGCGCGTAACAATGGTGCTTTTATAAGCCCGGAGTTTGGTCCCTGCGTTGGTCTATTCAGCTTGGTTACTGACCTTCCTCTTGAACCTACACCTCCCATTGATGCCGGTATGTGGCGCTTCTGCCAAACCTGCACCAAATGTGCCGACGAATGTCCCGCCCAGTGTATTTCCCATGAGCATGAACCAACCTGGGATGTACCGAAGATTTATGGCAAGGAAGATACCACCCACATTCCCGGACGCAAACAGTTCTGGACGGACGGTGTTGCCTGCTGGTCGTATAAAGCTACCATCGGCGGCTGCGGTGCTTGTATGGGTACCTGTACTTTCAATACTGACATTGCCAATATCCATTCGTTTGTCAGGGCAACCCTGTCAACCACGCCGATCTTTAACAGCTTTCTGTGGCAGGCGGATAAATTCTTCGGTTATGGTGTACACGAAAACAAAGAGGCCTGGTGGGATATGTCACAGCCAACACTTGGCTTTGACACCGCACACGTTACCATGGGCAAAGATTACTAA
- a CDS encoding MarR family winged helix-turn-helix transcriptional regulator: protein MTHTLKLSTFDIWGIIMQARAVAYNVRRKELIEQDLTPEQAGILNILHKGKNRIITPALIAKEYLREPHTISVILKRMEEKGLIALNKNLTRRNMIRVTLTEKGDAARADAFRLDRTSKLFKNLSDDETKTLYSLLTKVMANAAEALAESESDANRDLSIFHEYDNKIQSENFP from the coding sequence ATGACCCACACTCTGAAACTTAGCACTTTTGACATCTGGGGCATCATAATGCAGGCAAGGGCTGTAGCTTACAACGTAAGAAGAAAAGAGCTGATAGAGCAGGACCTGACGCCTGAACAAGCAGGTATACTGAATATCCTGCATAAAGGTAAAAACAGGATAATTACCCCGGCCCTTATCGCCAAAGAATATCTACGAGAACCCCATACAATATCGGTGATACTGAAACGAATGGAAGAGAAAGGGCTGATTGCCCTGAATAAAAACCTGACCCGCAGAAATATGATAAGGGTAACCCTTACCGAAAAAGGGGATGCCGCCAGAGCGGACGCCTTCCGGCTGGACAGGACAAGCAAACTTTTTAAAAACCTGTCGGATGATGAAACAAAAACGCTTTATAGTTTACTCACGAAAGTAATGGCCAATGCAGCAGAGGCACTGGCAGAATCAGAATCCGATGCCAACCGTGATTTGAGCATTTTCCATGAGTATGATAACAAAATACAGTCTGAGAATTTTCCCTGA
- a CDS encoding B12-binding domain-containing radical SAM protein → MKTLLIFPPQWIPYQTYLSLPSLTAYLKENGIDTVQYDFNLEAYNAFFSEEYLRSLKTGLNAEFKRLDSSRSLSPLDQHYYNDLFIAGASLEKVAGGISKAKAVFHDSTSYYDPDILAQARETLNQAMAIISTAHFPTRLDLSSFEMGAYQRSYRDIKDATADNAQNPYIKLCREKLLPFVAECRPDIIGISIAGDSQLLPSLTLARQLKAANPKVHIVIGGYIVTLLGDVIARHEELFKLFFDSAVVNEGEQPLLELVKCFESGRSLSEVPNLIYFDGHIQVNPNKPSVKINSLPAPCFDGLNLGDYLSPEPVLPLLASRGCYWGKCAFCSHNEAYGWRYQKRDAVKIAEDMRVLSAKHQIDKFAFADEGLAPSLANKLSEELINRGIKASCSVNVRLELGFTPELCFKMRKAGFRVLFLGLESGCNRILEHMEKGTTKEIAAQVCRNIYRADIWNHLYVFLGFPTESAAEAGETIDFLAENRDIIRSFNIDFFSLGKGSAVSKLPEKYGVTAVIENKTADEFKLSRSYQTSCGLSSQEACEMSIHSWAELINQHPSRDIFKRLLVADLLPYVSRYSLVTDLLSAAEIPPKAAQPQDYPVNASAVPLLSKQLNSEVLNFNLVKIRQNISRKLTQSATPEKTTVVYEPVRSRLIMLTRTELAILSLCDGRRDLEQIVDALSAGYNAPRDIIEKDCRQFLRLLREMQIISFKNKPA, encoded by the coding sequence GTGAAAACTTTACTGATTTTCCCGCCCCAGTGGATTCCTTACCAAACATATCTCAGCCTGCCTTCGCTTACAGCTTACCTGAAGGAAAATGGTATAGATACCGTCCAGTATGACTTCAATCTTGAAGCTTACAATGCTTTTTTCTCCGAAGAATATCTGCGCAGCCTGAAAACTGGTCTGAACGCTGAATTCAAGCGTCTTGATTCTTCACGCAGTCTGTCCCCGCTTGACCAGCACTACTACAATGACCTCTTTATTGCAGGTGCCTCTCTAGAGAAGGTGGCAGGCGGGATTTCAAAGGCAAAAGCTGTCTTCCATGACAGCACCAGCTACTATGACCCCGATATACTCGCACAGGCCAGAGAGACTTTAAATCAGGCTATGGCCATAATTTCTACTGCCCACTTCCCTACCCGCCTGGACTTGAGTTCCTTTGAAATGGGCGCTTACCAGCGGTCTTACCGTGATATAAAAGATGCCACCGCGGATAATGCACAGAACCCCTATATCAAACTCTGCCGGGAAAAGCTGCTGCCTTTTGTAGCTGAGTGCCGGCCGGATATTATCGGCATCTCAATTGCAGGTGACAGTCAGCTGCTTCCGTCACTCACATTGGCCCGTCAGCTCAAAGCGGCGAACCCCAAGGTGCATATAGTAATCGGTGGGTATATTGTTACCCTGCTTGGAGATGTGATTGCCCGCCATGAAGAGCTTTTTAAACTTTTCTTTGACAGTGCAGTGGTCAACGAGGGTGAACAGCCCCTGCTTGAGCTGGTTAAATGCTTTGAAAGCGGGCGAAGCCTCTCCGAAGTACCTAACCTTATCTATTTTGACGGCCATATACAGGTAAATCCAAATAAACCTTCGGTGAAAATAAATTCCCTGCCTGCCCCCTGTTTTGACGGATTGAATCTGGGTGATTACCTTTCGCCGGAGCCGGTTTTGCCCCTGCTTGCCTCCCGCGGGTGTTACTGGGGCAAGTGTGCTTTCTGCTCCCATAACGAGGCCTATGGCTGGCGCTACCAGAAAAGAGACGCCGTTAAAATTGCAGAGGATATGCGGGTGCTCTCAGCAAAGCATCAGATTGATAAATTTGCCTTTGCTGATGAAGGTTTAGCTCCCTCTCTGGCAAACAAACTTTCAGAGGAACTTATAAACAGGGGTATAAAGGCCAGTTGTTCGGTGAATGTGCGGCTGGAACTTGGCTTTACACCGGAACTGTGTTTTAAAATGCGCAAGGCCGGTTTCAGGGTATTATTTTTAGGGCTTGAGTCCGGTTGTAATCGTATCCTTGAGCATATGGAAAAAGGTACAACTAAAGAGATAGCCGCACAGGTCTGCCGCAATATTTACCGGGCAGATATCTGGAATCATCTGTACGTATTTCTGGGTTTCCCGACTGAGAGTGCGGCTGAGGCAGGGGAAACGATTGACTTTCTGGCTGAAAACAGGGATATTATCCGCTCTTTCAACATAGATTTTTTCAGTTTAGGCAAGGGGTCTGCTGTGTCCAAACTGCCTGAAAAATATGGGGTTACCGCTGTTATAGAAAATAAAACAGCAGATGAGTTTAAGCTCTCACGCAGTTATCAGACGTCTTGCGGCCTCTCTAGTCAGGAAGCCTGTGAAATGAGTATCCATAGCTGGGCTGAACTTATAAACCAGCACCCCAGCCGTGATATTTTTAAAAGGCTTTTAGTGGCTGACCTTTTGCCGTATGTATCCCGTTACTCGCTTGTCACAGACCTGCTGAGTGCCGCAGAAATACCGCCTAAAGCAGCGCAGCCTCAGGATTATCCGGTAAATGCTTCGGCAGTTCCCCTGTTAAGCAAACAGTTAAACTCTGAGGTACTTAATTTCAATCTGGTGAAAATCAGACAGAATATCAGCCGTAAGCTTACCCAGTCTGCCACTCCCGAAAAAACCACGGTGGTGTATGAGCCGGTTAGAAGCCGTCTCATAATGCTTACCCGTACGGAGCTGGCTATATTGAGTCTATGTGACGGCAGGCGTGATTTGGAGCAGATTGTAGACGCGCTATCTGCCGGGTACAATGCCCCCAGGGATATCATCGAAAAAGACTGCCGTCAGTTTTTACGCCTGCTGCGGGAAATGCAGATTATATCCTTTAAAAATAAACCGGCATAG
- a CDS encoding MDR family MFS transporter → MKKGNKLFILLGVILSMILASLDQTIVATAMPKIAADLNGLSHLSWVFTAYMLSSTVTVPIYGKLSDIFGRRPLYLIGIGIFLLGSVLSGLAQDMTQLIFFRGLQGIGGGAMMVNSMALIGDIFSPAERGRWQGVLGGVFGLTAVAGPLLGGWITDAFSWHWIFYINIPVGIAAMAVLAMAIPPIQHKIKDRSIDFLGGALLIVGLVPLLLAFVWGGSQYAWNSWQILLLLGIAIISLFSFVMVERRVKEPVLSMGLFKTRIFSVSAITLFLTSMGMFGALLYITVFAQGVVGVSATSSGLILAPMMLSVVIASAISGQIISRTGNYKKLAVGGVALATVAMFIFSFVGINTTNTQLVMCMILLGLGLGVTMPIFTIAVQNAFSHKQLGEVTAGTQLFRSIGGTVGGALLGGVMNAKLSSQLIDIANEPFVELMGQLNPAGTPTTIDGNTIQAFLSTDGQNHIYQLISQAPAAVQDQLAASFDHFLVTLKTAFSNSIDQVYLIGAMLMFVALVAVFFMPQITLRKTNHPPLEEAGVGLEIQLGQSDKKNEPRL, encoded by the coding sequence GTGAAAAAGGGTAATAAACTATTTATTCTTTTGGGTGTCATATTGTCCATGATACTGGCCTCACTGGACCAAACTATCGTGGCTACGGCTATGCCCAAAATAGCGGCCGATCTGAATGGTCTTTCACATCTGAGCTGGGTTTTTACAGCTTATATGTTAAGCTCCACCGTAACAGTGCCTATTTACGGCAAACTCTCTGATATTTTCGGGCGGAGACCGCTATACCTCATTGGTATCGGTATTTTTCTTTTGGGCTCTGTGCTTTCGGGTTTGGCTCAGGATATGACTCAGCTTATCTTTTTCCGCGGCTTGCAGGGTATCGGCGGCGGTGCCATGATGGTCAATTCCATGGCGCTTATCGGTGATATATTCTCCCCTGCTGAACGGGGCAGATGGCAGGGTGTATTAGGCGGTGTTTTTGGCCTTACTGCGGTGGCCGGTCCTTTGCTGGGCGGCTGGATAACTGATGCCTTCAGCTGGCATTGGATTTTTTATATAAATATCCCGGTTGGCATTGCCGCTATGGCAGTGCTGGCTATGGCTATTCCTCCTATTCAGCATAAAATTAAAGACCGTTCCATTGATTTTTTGGGCGGGGCTTTGTTAATTGTGGGGTTGGTACCCCTGCTGCTGGCGTTTGTTTGGGGCGGCAGCCAGTATGCCTGGAACTCATGGCAGATACTCTTGCTGCTCGGCATCGCCATTATTTCCCTATTTAGCTTTGTAATGGTAGAGCGCAGAGTAAAAGAGCCCGTGCTTTCAATGGGTTTATTTAAGACACGCATTTTCTCGGTTTCGGCTATAACTTTGTTCTTGACCTCCATGGGTATGTTCGGGGCACTTTTATACATTACGGTTTTTGCTCAGGGAGTTGTCGGTGTATCCGCTACTTCTTCCGGCTTGATACTGGCACCCATGATGCTTTCAGTGGTAATAGCTTCAGCTATAAGCGGGCAGATAATCTCCCGTACCGGCAATTATAAAAAACTGGCGGTTGGGGGTGTGGCTCTGGCAACTGTTGCCATGTTCATTTTTTCATTTGTAGGTATAAATACTACCAATACCCAGCTGGTAATGTGCATGATACTGCTTGGGCTGGGTTTGGGTGTCACCATGCCTATTTTTACCATTGCCGTGCAGAATGCTTTCAGCCACAAGCAGTTAGGTGAGGTAACCGCCGGTACCCAGCTTTTCAGGAGTATAGGCGGTACAGTCGGCGGTGCTTTGCTGGGCGGCGTTATGAATGCCAAGCTATCCTCCCAGCTGATTGATATTGCTAATGAGCCTTTTGTTGAGCTTATGGGACAGCTTAACCCTGCCGGCACTCCTACGACTATAGACGGCAATACTATACAGGCATTTTTATCTACTGACGGGCAAAATCATATATATCAGCTTATCAGTCAGGCTCCGGCAGCCGTTCAGGACCAGCTTGCGGCCTCGTTTGACCATTTTCTGGTAACCCTGAAGACTGCTTTTAGCAACTCCATCGATCAGGTTTATCTCATCGGGGCAATGCTCATGTTTGTAGCCCTGGTAGCGGTATTCTTCATGCCTCAGATAACCCTTAGGAAGACTAACCACCCCCCTCTTGAAGAAGCGGGAGTGGGTTTGGAAATTCAACTGGGGCAATCTGACAAGAAAAATGAACCCCGCTTGTAG
- a CDS encoding MarR family winged helix-turn-helix transcriptional regulator, whose product MTRQAFIEDIYNNMCLIKKIMFAAGHAGGNDLALGHTQMMVLRAVEKNEGTGIKDLANLLSISPSAVTQIVDGLVEKGLLTREIDLKDRRAISLSITAAASDRIAEIKKQTAVKVISAFEVLSDDELATFALLNKKLAEKITGN is encoded by the coding sequence ATGACAAGGCAAGCATTTATTGAAGATATTTACAATAATATGTGCCTTATAAAGAAAATTATGTTTGCGGCTGGCCATGCCGGAGGAAACGACCTGGCTCTTGGCCATACCCAAATGATGGTACTAAGGGCAGTAGAAAAAAATGAAGGCACAGGCATTAAAGACCTGGCCAATTTGCTCAGTATCAGCCCCAGTGCGGTTACCCAGATAGTAGACGGTCTGGTGGAAAAAGGGCTGCTTACGCGGGAGATAGATTTAAAAGACCGGCGGGCTATCTCTCTCAGCATTACGGCGGCGGCATCAGACAGGATAGCTGAAATAAAGAAACAAACTGCAGTAAAAGTAATATCCGCCTTTGAGGTGTTGAGTGATGACGAACTGGCTACGTTTGCGTTGTTGAATAAAAAACTGGCAGAAAAGATTACAGGAAACTAG